The following coding sequences lie in one Clupea harengus chromosome 23, Ch_v2.0.2, whole genome shotgun sequence genomic window:
- the ube2d1b gene encoding ubiquitin-conjugating enzyme E2 D1b, whose translation MTMALKRIQKELHDLQRDPPAQCSAGPVGEDMFHWQATIMGPSDSPYQGGVFFLTIHFPTDYPFKPPKVAFTTKIYHPNINSNGSICLDILRSQWSPALTVSKVLLSICSLLCDPNPDDPLVPDIAHIYKSDKEKYNRLAREWTQKYAM comes from the exons ATGACCATGGCacttaaaagaatacaaaag GAGCTCCACGATCTCCAAAGGGACCCCCCGGCCCAGTGTTCAGCTGGGCCTGTTGGAGAAGACA TGTTCCACTGGCAAGCTACAATCATGGGCCCG AGTGACAGCCCATACCAAGGAGGTGTCTTCTTTCTCACAATCCACTTCCCTACAGATTATCCTTTCAAACCACCAAAG GTTGCTTTTACCACAAAAATATATCACCCAAACATCAACAGTAATGGCAGTATCTGTTTGGATATTTTACGATCACAGTGGTCTCCTGCTCTAACAGTATCAAAAG TTCTGTTGTCCATATGCTCTTTGCTCTGTGACCCGAACCCTGATGACCCCTTAGTGCCAGACATTGCACACATCTACAAATCAGACAAAGAAAA ATACAATAGACTAGCGAGAGAGTGGACCCAAAAGTATGCAatgtga
- the tfam gene encoding transcription factor A, mitochondrial isoform X1, with protein sequence MAPLSFMAAGINILTKSFGLFSSASLARCSCAITAAKPFSTAAGGPPKRPLTGYMRFVKEQQPQVTRQYPDAKAVEVIRKVAERWRGLTLIQKQPFEQAALVDRNQYKVTMQRFQAQLTPEQSAVLVEEKRQKRAKRKNIKKKRELTSLGKPKRPRIAFNIFMSEHFEEARGDTMPAKMKSLLEDWKNLYMTQKQVYVQLAEDDKVRYKTEMKTWEDHMVEIGRQDLIRRKEKTARKTTKAGKKKPVSKVKKLKTVAKKPLAAAKKTTTTTTTKTTGRNTRKA encoded by the exons ATGGCTCCTCTGAGCTTCATGGCAGCTGGTATCAACATTTTGACAAAATCGTTTGGTCTGTTTTCAAGTGCATCTCTTGCAAG GTGTTCATGTGCAATTACAGCAGCTAAACCTTTTAGCACAGCTGCTGGGGGCCCTCCAAAAAGGCCACTTACAGGTTACATGCGGTTTGTGAAAGAGCAGCAGCCGCAAGTCACCAGACAGTATCCAG ATGCCAAAGCTGTTGAAGTTATCCGAAAGGTTGCTGAGCGATGGAGGGGGCTTACGCTTATACAGAAACAA CCCTTTGAGCAGGCAGCTCTGGTTGACAGGAACCAGTACAAGGTGACTATGCAGCGTTTCCAGGCCCAGCTGACGCCCGAACAGTCTGCAGTCCttgtagaggagaagagacaaaaAAGGGCCAAAAGAAAGAACATCAAGAAGAAGAGG GAGCTGACTAGCCTGGGCAAACCCAAGCGTCCTCGAATAGCCTTCAACATTTTCATGTCTGAGCATTTTGAAGAGGCACGGGGAGATACAATGCCG GCCAAGATGAAATCGCTGCTGGAAGACTGGAAAAACCTTTACATGACACAGAAGCAG GTGTACGTGCAGCTTGCCGAGGACGACAAAGTGCGCTACAAGACCGAGATGAAGACGTGGGAGGATCACATGGTGGAGATTGGCAGGCAGGACCTGATCAGGAGGAAGGAAAAGACGGCCAGAAAGACCACCAAGGCGGGCAAGAAGAAGCCCGTGTCCAAAGTTAAGAAGCTAAAAACTGTCGCCAAAAAGCCACTGGCGGCGGCAAAGAAgacgacgacgacaacaacaaccaaaacaacagGGAGAAACACACGGAAGGCGTGA
- the tfam gene encoding transcription factor A, mitochondrial isoform X2, which produces MRFVKEQQPQVTRQYPDAKAVEVIRKVAERWRGLTLIQKQPFEQAALVDRNQYKVTMQRFQAQLTPEQSAVLVEEKRQKRAKRKNIKKKRELTSLGKPKRPRIAFNIFMSEHFEEARGDTMPAKMKSLLEDWKNLYMTQKQVYVQLAEDDKVRYKTEMKTWEDHMVEIGRQDLIRRKEKTARKTTKAGKKKPVSKVKKLKTVAKKPLAAAKKTTTTTTTKTTGRNTRKA; this is translated from the exons ATGCGGTTTGTGAAAGAGCAGCAGCCGCAAGTCACCAGACAGTATCCAG ATGCCAAAGCTGTTGAAGTTATCCGAAAGGTTGCTGAGCGATGGAGGGGGCTTACGCTTATACAGAAACAA CCCTTTGAGCAGGCAGCTCTGGTTGACAGGAACCAGTACAAGGTGACTATGCAGCGTTTCCAGGCCCAGCTGACGCCCGAACAGTCTGCAGTCCttgtagaggagaagagacaaaaAAGGGCCAAAAGAAAGAACATCAAGAAGAAGAGG GAGCTGACTAGCCTGGGCAAACCCAAGCGTCCTCGAATAGCCTTCAACATTTTCATGTCTGAGCATTTTGAAGAGGCACGGGGAGATACAATGCCG GCCAAGATGAAATCGCTGCTGGAAGACTGGAAAAACCTTTACATGACACAGAAGCAG GTGTACGTGCAGCTTGCCGAGGACGACAAAGTGCGCTACAAGACCGAGATGAAGACGTGGGAGGATCACATGGTGGAGATTGGCAGGCAGGACCTGATCAGGAGGAAGGAAAAGACGGCCAGAAAGACCACCAAGGCGGGCAAGAAGAAGCCCGTGTCCAAAGTTAAGAAGCTAAAAACTGTCGCCAAAAAGCCACTGGCGGCGGCAAAGAAgacgacgacgacaacaacaaccaaaacaacagGGAGAAACACACGGAAGGCGTGA
- the zgc:171971 gene encoding DNA-directed RNA polymerase III subunit RPC4, with the protein MTDSGEGDSVVSPGASNPRPSSFALGKGALTGRISLNSPPPGRLTSLRSRDLTLGGFKKKTFVPNVNSVRKSKDEFREEARTPPKKERREDRHRESRKRKERPQIIQSHSIFEQGPADTIRKIGSWGSTDLSDCGPSLVTKCVKKEKKVSQEDESEILQKLHRDDFLDDPGLKNDVRQRPIQLPLYQASSFLLDSSASRTEEMATESIMGCVGPQQPAVGELFQQLSLSDQDELLFIQLPDAIPGQPASTSTETSAKKDSKSDDKHPGKLKTQEPVGKESPPVLADFSEGLIGKLQIRKSGKVQLVLGDNKLDVSEGAAFSFLQQLVSVRLTDGLTGDMSVLGNVQHKLVCSPDFQTLLQGVKRPPGSCSGKS; encoded by the exons ATGACGGACAGCGGTGAGGGCGATTCCGTGGTTAGCCCGGGAGCCTCAAACCCGAGACCGTCTTCTTTCGCGTTGGGCAAAGGAGCCTTGACCGGACGCATATCGCTGAACTCGCCTCCTCCGGGCAGGCTCACCTCTCTGCGGTCCAGAGACCTCACACTGGGCGGCTTTAAAAAG AAAACCTTTGTGCCTAATGTCAATTCTGTCAGGAAAAGCAAAGATGA ATTTAGGGAAGAGGCACGCACACCACCTAAAAAGGAGAGGCgagaggacagacacagagaatcaaggaagagaaaagaacgACCTCAGATCATACAGTCACACTCCATTTTTGAACAAGGTCCTGCTGATACTATTAGGAAAATAG GCAGCTGGGGCAGCACTGACCTGAGCGATTGTGGGCCTTCACTCGTGACAAAATGtgtgaaaaaggaaaagaaggtCTCCCAGGAAGATGAAAGCGAGATTTTACAAAAGCTGCATCGGGACGAC TTTTTAGATGACCCTGGCCTGAAGAACGATGTACGGCAGAGACCTATTCAGCTTCCACTGTATCAAGCAAGCAGTTTCTTACTGGACTCCTCAGCCTCTC GCACAGAAGAGATGGCTACAGAAAGTATTATGGGATGTGTGGGGCCTCAGCAACCTGCAGTGGGCGAACTCTTTCAGCAGCTGAGCCTCTCTGATCAGGATGAACTGCTCTTCATCCAGCTCCCCGACGCCATCCCAGGCCAACCAGCTTCAACAAGCACTGAGACGTCAGCTAAAAAGGACAGCAAGTCAGATGACAAGCATCCCGGTAAATTGAAAACGCAG GAGCCCGTGGGTAAAGAGAGCCCACCCGTTCTAGCAGATTTCTCAGAAGGGCtgattggcaaacttcagatccGTAAGTCTGGTAAAGTGCAGCTGGTGTTGGGAGACAACAAACTGGACGTGTCCGAGGGGGCAGCCTTCTCCTTCCTGCAG CAACTAGTGTCGGTGCGTCTCACCGATGGCCTTACCGGTGACATGAGCGTTCTCGGTAACGTCCAGCACAAGCTGGTATGCTCTCCGGACTTCCAAACCCTTCTTCAGGGTGTCAAACGACCCCCCGGATCCTGCTCAGGAAAGTCCTGA